A genomic window from Salvia miltiorrhiza cultivar Shanhuang (shh) chromosome 5, IMPLAD_Smil_shh, whole genome shotgun sequence includes:
- the LOC131024363 gene encoding uncharacterized protein LOC131024363, with amino-acid sequence MFLEKECGGVPLYYSVLGVASDASDQEIRRAYRELAMQWHPDKWTRTPSLLGEAKQKFQQIQEAYSVLSDRSKRMLYDAGLYSCEDDEDEVEGFADFLGEMVSLMKDVREEEKNYSISEVQSMFWEMARDFEMGDLDNSVHQQNAYDSQWPCGQWSLYQSGDVANSWWEASMTPQQQGNPQFGSFDTFGAHNLCR; translated from the exons ATGTTTTTGGAGAAGGAATGCGGTGGAGTTCCGCTATATTACAGCGTTCTTGGCGTCGCTTCGGACGCTTCGGACCAAGAAATTCGACGAGCTTATCGTGAGCTTGCTATG CAATGGCATCCCGATAAATGGACCAGAACCCCTTCTCTTCTTGGCGAGGCCAAACAGAAATTTCAGCAAATTCAAGAAGCTTATTCAG TGTTATCAGACAGAAGTAAGAGGATGCTATATGATGCAGGGCTGTACAGTTGTGAAGATGATGAGGATGAGGTTGAG GGATTCGCTGATTTTCTTGGTGAAATGGTTTCTCTCATGAAAGATGTCAGGGAAGAG GAAAAGAATTACAGCATTAGTGAAGTGCAGAGCATGTTTTGGGAGATGGCACGAGATTTCGAGATGGGCGACTTGGATAACTCGGTGCACCAACAAAACGCGTATGATTCGCAGTGGCCTTGTGGGCAGTGGAGTCTATATCAGTCTGGAGATGTGGCTAACAGTTGGTGGGAAGCAAGCATGACACCGCAGCAGCAGGGGAATCCGCAGTTTGGCAGCTTCGACACTTTTGGCGCACACAACTTGTGCAGATGA